Proteins from a genomic interval of Gemmatimonas sp.:
- a CDS encoding DUF494 family protein has translation MNDRWTPVIDDLRERFAADTDVVEVEAYLSLQGYDRRQIGEILSLLYSDTAPPRGSGGSEMSRHAPLRVQGPHERGRFTAEAWGYLVMLGGSGAVNLNDFEQLVERALVHIDGRINLADIRGIAEDVGLDDGAMDGERSQVH, from the coding sequence ATCGATGATTTGCGCGAACGATTCGCGGCCGACACGGATGTCGTGGAGGTCGAGGCGTATCTCTCGTTGCAAGGATATGACCGGCGACAGATTGGTGAGATCCTTTCACTTCTTTATAGCGATACTGCACCACCCCGCGGATCGGGTGGTTCTGAGATGTCGCGCCACGCGCCGCTCCGGGTTCAGGGGCCGCACGAGCGCGGACGGTTTACCGCCGAAGCCTGGGGCTACCTGGTCATGTTGGGTGGCTCCGGAGCGGTGAATCTCAACGATTTTGAGCAGTTGGTGGAGCGCGCGCTGGTCCATATCGACGGCCGCATCAACCTCGCGGACATCCGTGGTATCGCGGAGGACGTGGGGCTCGATGACGGGGCGATGGACGGCGAGCGCTCCCAGGTACACTGA
- the topA gene encoding type I DNA topoisomerase, producing the protein MPIKKGTTAAATSVAKPAAKKAVKKVAKKAAKKTVKKSTATAASPVVVATPVRKSAAKTSGVSTSKAVAKKAASKTAVKKAASTKARSRSRIDDAPPDDEEPAPAGGTTLVIVESPAKAKTIGKYLGKGFTVKATVGHVRDLPAKKLGIDIEHGFAPDYVTIEGKEDILTELKRVAKGAREIFIATDPDREGEAIGWHVEQYFTQPPRYAVTAPIRRVMFHEITKDKVKESMANPMDIDNKKVDAQQARRVLDRLVGYKASPVLWKTVKKGLSAGRVQTVALRIIVEREREIRAFTPVEYWSIAADLQKGTQPFTAKLHQIDGSKPEIPTGDEAERILADLKGRTQFTVTEVKRREKRKNPAAPFTTSTLQQEAAKKLGFGSKRTMRLAQDLYEGIDVGGEEGQVGLITYMRTDSSRVSETAAGSARDWLKAEYGDSYLAAGMQLYPSGKANAQDAHEGVRPTDPTRRPDDRLAKKLTADQFKLYELIWKRFIASQMAPAVFDTTTVDFDIPTQGRAYLFRATGSVIKFDGFLTLYREAREEGDGKALEDEQALPYLELNESVPVKAITPTQHFTAPPPRFSEASLVKELERLGIGRPSTYASIISVLAERRYVLLEQRRFFPTPLGETVEKVMVKKFPAIFNVQFTAQMEGELDKIADGELGWVRALTDFWTPFQATLNDNDLDVLIGEAYDLSALATEKCPDCGGKLVAKGGFFGPFVACENHPKACKYTRPIKGEKKPAELTKYMCQECGEPMVVRHGRSGDFLGCSKFPKCRGTRSMPTGVKCPKDGGEIAERRSKKRGKAFYGCENYPNCDFVVWDKPVAETCPECGYVGAEAKSNKTRGAFRKCLKCANEWDVPSPDEAELVAEVA; encoded by the coding sequence ATGCCAATCAAGAAGGGCACGACCGCGGCGGCTACCAGCGTAGCCAAGCCCGCGGCGAAGAAAGCCGTCAAGAAAGTGGCCAAGAAGGCTGCCAAGAAAACGGTGAAGAAGTCCACAGCGACGGCCGCCAGCCCGGTCGTTGTGGCGACGCCTGTTCGCAAATCGGCCGCCAAAACGTCGGGCGTGTCCACTTCGAAGGCCGTCGCGAAAAAGGCCGCCTCGAAGACCGCCGTCAAGAAGGCCGCCAGCACCAAGGCCCGCAGCCGCTCGCGAATCGACGACGCCCCACCCGATGACGAAGAACCCGCGCCCGCCGGTGGTACGACGCTGGTCATCGTCGAGTCCCCGGCCAAAGCCAAGACAATCGGCAAGTACCTCGGAAAGGGCTTCACGGTGAAGGCCACGGTGGGTCACGTCCGAGATTTGCCCGCCAAGAAGCTTGGCATCGACATCGAGCATGGCTTCGCCCCCGACTACGTCACGATCGAGGGAAAGGAAGACATCCTCACCGAACTCAAGCGAGTCGCGAAGGGCGCCCGCGAGATCTTCATCGCCACCGACCCTGACCGCGAAGGTGAGGCTATCGGCTGGCACGTGGAGCAATACTTTACGCAGCCGCCCCGGTACGCCGTCACGGCGCCGATTCGCCGCGTGATGTTCCACGAAATCACGAAGGACAAGGTCAAGGAGTCGATGGCGAACCCGATGGATATCGACAACAAGAAGGTCGATGCCCAGCAGGCTCGTCGTGTCCTCGATCGCCTCGTGGGTTACAAGGCCAGTCCGGTGCTCTGGAAGACGGTGAAGAAGGGGCTCTCGGCCGGTCGCGTGCAGACCGTGGCGCTGCGCATCATCGTGGAGCGCGAACGCGAGATCCGCGCGTTTACGCCGGTCGAGTACTGGAGCATCGCGGCCGATCTGCAGAAGGGCACGCAACCGTTCACCGCGAAGCTGCATCAGATCGACGGCAGCAAGCCGGAGATCCCGACGGGCGATGAGGCCGAGCGCATTCTCGCCGACCTCAAGGGCCGCACGCAGTTCACCGTCACCGAAGTCAAGCGTCGCGAGAAGCGGAAGAATCCGGCAGCCCCGTTCACCACGTCCACGCTGCAGCAGGAAGCCGCCAAGAAGTTGGGCTTCGGCTCCAAGCGCACCATGCGTCTCGCGCAGGATCTGTACGAAGGCATCGACGTGGGTGGGGAAGAGGGCCAGGTCGGTCTCATCACCTACATGCGTACCGACTCGTCGCGTGTTTCCGAGACCGCGGCTGGCTCGGCGCGCGATTGGCTCAAGGCAGAATACGGCGACTCGTACCTAGCGGCCGGCATGCAGCTCTACCCGAGCGGCAAGGCGAACGCGCAGGACGCGCACGAAGGCGTGCGTCCGACCGACCCCACGCGCCGTCCCGATGATCGTCTCGCCAAGAAGCTGACGGCCGACCAGTTCAAGCTGTATGAACTGATCTGGAAGCGCTTCATCGCGTCGCAGATGGCTCCGGCCGTCTTCGATACCACGACGGTCGACTTCGACATCCCGACGCAGGGACGCGCGTACCTGTTCCGCGCCACGGGCTCCGTCATCAAGTTCGACGGTTTCCTCACGCTCTATCGCGAAGCGCGCGAAGAGGGCGACGGCAAGGCGCTCGAAGACGAGCAGGCGTTGCCGTACCTCGAGCTCAACGAGTCGGTACCGGTCAAGGCGATCACGCCGACGCAGCACTTCACCGCTCCGCCGCCGCGCTTCTCCGAAGCCTCGTTGGTCAAGGAGCTCGAACGCCTCGGTATCGGTCGTCCGTCCACGTACGCGTCGATCATCTCGGTGCTGGCCGAACGGCGCTATGTGTTGCTCGAACAGCGCCGCTTCTTTCCCACGCCCTTGGGCGAGACGGTGGAGAAGGTCATGGTCAAGAAGTTCCCCGCCATCTTCAACGTGCAGTTCACGGCGCAGATGGAAGGGGAACTCGACAAGATCGCGGACGGCGAGCTGGGGTGGGTGCGCGCGCTCACCGACTTCTGGACGCCGTTTCAGGCGACACTCAACGACAACGATCTCGACGTCCTGATCGGCGAAGCGTACGACCTGTCGGCGCTCGCCACCGAAAAGTGTCCCGACTGCGGCGGCAAGCTGGTGGCCAAGGGTGGATTTTTCGGACCGTTCGTGGCCTGTGAGAATCATCCCAAGGCGTGCAAGTACACGCGCCCGATCAAGGGCGAGAAAAAGCCGGCCGAGCTCACGAAGTACATGTGTCAGGAGTGCGGCGAACCGATGGTGGTGCGTCACGGTCGCTCGGGTGACTTCCTCGGCTGCTCCAAGTTCCCGAAGTGCCGTGGCACGCGCAGCATGCCCACCGGCGTGAAGTGTCCCAAGGACGGCGGAGAAATTGCCGAACGGCGCAGCAAGAAGCGCGGGAAGGCGTTCTACGGTTGCGAGAATTATCCGAACTGCGATTTTGTGGTCTGGGATAAGCCCGTGGCCGAGACGTGTCCGGAGTGCGGGTACGTGGGGGCTGAGGCCAAGAGTAACAAGACCCGCGGCGCG